In Primulina huaijiensis isolate GDHJ02 chromosome 6, ASM1229523v2, whole genome shotgun sequence, a single window of DNA contains:
- the LOC140978700 gene encoding uncharacterized protein, translating to MHGGEVDGDGNCLFTAAWKSMGLDVAAHELRMRTVRRFLEDLGSVDEETKGSIQLAIRHMYSPDLKSGWGVHVLQEVKFLARKQDRAGMDLAIDELVQTGTQRCKHMDLMPWLTRKIVFSSFLIIQQVKSANLLSFCS from the exons ATGCATGGGGGCGAGGTGGACGGGGATGGAAACTGCCTATTTACGGCGGCTTGGAAGTCCATGGGTCTGGATGTGGCGGCGCATGAACTCAGGATGAGGACCGTCAGGAGGTTCCTTGAGGATCTTGGATCTGTGGACGAGGAAACCAAAGGCTCGATTCAATTGGCGATTCGGCATATGTACTCGCCGGATCTGAAGTCCGGTTGGGGAGTTCATGTCCTGCAGGAGGTGAAGTTTCTGGCGAGGAAACAAGATCGCGCGGGTATGGATTTAGCCATTGATGAGCTCGTTCAGACCGGTACGCAGAg GTGCAAGCACATGGATCTGATGCCATGGTTGACGAGGAAAATTGTGTTTTCTTCCTTCCTCATCATCCAACAAGTGAAATCTGCGAACCTCCTTTCTTTTTGTTCATGA
- the LOC140979213 gene encoding secreted RxLR effector protein 161-like — protein sequence MPSEKLQKVEPKIYRSLVGSHIYVTHTRPDISFAIGVVSRFMHDPSKVHFTAAKRILRYLLGTKKLGLHYVKDQDNKLVGFTDSEWAGCKDDRKSTSGYIFCLGSKVIAWSSKKQKTIALSSAKAEYIATTEATCETTWLRRILGDLQQVESQPTKIYCDNMSVVAMTKNPVFHARSKHIELRHHFVRELISKEHIQMEFINTDDQVADFLTKAVTVEKFKISSSN from the coding sequence ATGCCGAGTGAGAAGCTGCAAAAAGTGGAGCCAAAAATCTATCGAAGTTTGGTTGGATCACATATTTATGTTACTCATACGAGGCCTGATATTTCATTTGCAATTGGTGTTGTTTCAAGATTTATGCATGATCCTTCCAAAGTTCATTTTACTGCAGCTAAAAGAATCCTGAGGTATTTGCTAGGAACAAAGAAGCTTGGACTGCATTATGTCAAAGATCAAGACAACAAATTGGTTGGGTTTACTGATAGCGAATGGGCAGGATGTAAAGATGACAGGAAGAGCACTTCTGGATACATATTCTGTCTTGGCTCAAAAGTGATTGCTTGGAGCTCAAAGAAGCAAAAGACAATTGCTTTATCATCAGCTAAAGCTGAGTATATTGCAACAACAGAAGCAACATGTGAAACAACTTGGTTAAGGAGAATTCTTGGTGACTTGCAGCAAGTTGAAAGTCAGCCAAcaaaaatttattgtgataaCATGTCAGTTGTGGCAATGACAAAGAACCCAGTGTTTCATGCTCGTTCAAAGCATATTGAACTTCGACATCACTTTGTTCGAGAATTGATAAGCAAAGAGCATATTCAAATGGAGTTCATTAACACAGATGATCAAGTTGCAGATTTCCTAACCAAAGCAGTTACCGTTGAGAAATTCAAGATTTCAAGCAgcaattga
- the LOC140979349 gene encoding uncharacterized protein isoform X2 has product MSRLGQKRSKENIANKLSRVDSNTSSNSSEYLRDKELVDDAKTNKKKGRGPSKFNLVSGQQQPKDLERNEFGQAIGDNSVKYATFLGCMVKEFVSYTLDRWNDLDEEMNNKMWCCLQLNYKVEEWEKHSIFQKLGKLWRDRKSNLQILIRKVDDGRVASRDLCLLKPEFMDQNQWDLFVKKTRSSPFQEKSEKFKAMRGKQIHNHTMSRGGYARLAHIMEKTSSADIPITRTKVWVEGHKKKNGQPNGEAVGKKMKEIEECAPESQNTTNIADDAISLVFGKEIRGRVRGMGFGVTPSKVGASLQQNETIKQLQSMMHNLQQEVQQMRSIVFQNMRQQNEQEHVGSGGSIGIENDIGSGCDINRLKKSGTVDNVNQHQVASQSNVKNVRHGDIPENTKCKLLHWCGDGVVAESRIASTDPTVKVHHVPLGGSCWKVWVDRVLVEHVDLIRSNSEMIFLDDAVGSTIAWFSKFIVLCD; this is encoded by the exons ATGAGCAGATTGGGCCAAAAACGCAGCAAG GAAAATATAGCTAATAAGCTATCGAGAGTGGACTCCAACACTTCATCTAATTCATCAGAATATTTGCGTGATAAAGAGCTAGTTGATGATGCCAAAACTAATAAGAAAAAAGGACGAGGTCCATCAAAGTTTAATTTGGTTAGTGGCCAACAACAGCCCAAAGATCTAGAACGTAATGAGTTTGGACAGGCAATTGGAGATAATTCGGTCAAGTACGCCACTTTTCTAGGTTGCATGGTAAAAGAATTTGTGTCATACACGTTAGATCGATGGAATGACTTAGACGAGGAAATGAATAATAAGATGTGGTGTTGTCTTCAG TTGAACTATAAAGTTGAGGAGTGGGAGAAACATTCAATCTTTCAAAAGTTAGGTAAATTGTGGCGTGATAGAAAGTCCAATCTCCAAATACTTATACGAAAAGTTGATGATGGTCGAGTGGCTTCACGAGATCTTTGTCTTTTGAAGCCCGAATTTATGGATCAAAACCAATGGGACTTGTTTGTAAAGAAGACACGATCATCACCATTTCAA GAAAAGAGTGAAAAATTTAAGGCAATGAGGGGAAAGCAAATACACAACCACACAATGAGCAGGGGAGGTTATGCCCGTTTGGCTCACATTAtg GAGAAAACAAGTTCTGCTGATATACCAATTACAAGAACAAAAGTATGGGTGGAAGGCCATAAGAAGAAAAATGGACAACCTAATGGTGAAGCTGTTGGAAAAAAAAtg aaagaaatagaagaatgTGCACCTGAATCTCAAAACACTACTAACATTGCTGATGATGCAATTAGCCTTGTATTTGGGAAGGAAATTCGAGGTAGAGTGCGTGGAATGGGCTTTGGAGTTACACCTTCAAAAGTTGGAGCATCTTTGCAACAAAATGAAACTATTAAACAACTTCAAAGTATGATGCACAACCTTCAACAAGAAGTGCAACAAATGAGGTCCATTGTTTTCCAAAATATGAGGCAACAAAATGAGCAAGAACAT GTTGGTAGTGGTGGTAGCATTGGGATTGAGAATGATATTGGTAGTGGTTGTGATATCAATCGTCTCAAAAAAAGTGGTACTGTTGATAATGTGAACCAACATCAAGTTGCATCTCAG TCAAATGTAAAGAATGTGAGACATGGAGATATCCCTGAAAATACTAAATGTAAGTTGCTTCATTGGTGTGGTGATGGAGTTGTTGCTGAAAGTCGAATTGCATCCACAGATCCAACGGTAAAAGTGCATCACGTTCCTCTTGGTGGATCTTGTTGGAAAGTTTGGGTTGATAGAGTTCTCGTGGAGCATGTAGACTTAATTCGATCGAATTCTGAAATGATTTTTCTGGATGATGCAGTTGGAAGCACAATAGCATGGTTTTCTAAATTTATCGTTTTGTGTGACTGA
- the LOC140979349 gene encoding uncharacterized protein isoform X1 encodes MSRLGQKRSKVSVGEVQENIANKLSRVDSNTSSNSSEYLRDKELVDDAKTNKKKGRGPSKFNLVSGQQQPKDLERNEFGQAIGDNSVKYATFLGCMVKEFVSYTLDRWNDLDEEMNNKMWCCLQLNYKVEEWEKHSIFQKLGKLWRDRKSNLQILIRKVDDGRVASRDLCLLKPEFMDQNQWDLFVKKTRSSPFQEKSEKFKAMRGKQIHNHTMSRGGYARLAHIMEKTSSADIPITRTKVWVEGHKKKNGQPNGEAVGKKMKEIEECAPESQNTTNIADDAISLVFGKEIRGRVRGMGFGVTPSKVGASLQQNETIKQLQSMMHNLQQEVQQMRSIVFQNMRQQNEQEHVGSGGSIGIENDIGSGCDINRLKKSGTVDNVNQHQVASQSNVKNVRHGDIPENTKCKLLHWCGDGVVAESRIASTDPTVKVHHVPLGGSCWKVWVDRVLVEHVDLIRSNSEMIFLDDAVGSTIAWFSKFIVLCD; translated from the exons ATGAGCAGATTGGGCCAAAAACGCAGCAAGGTATCTGTAGGTGAAGTTCAg GAAAATATAGCTAATAAGCTATCGAGAGTGGACTCCAACACTTCATCTAATTCATCAGAATATTTGCGTGATAAAGAGCTAGTTGATGATGCCAAAACTAATAAGAAAAAAGGACGAGGTCCATCAAAGTTTAATTTGGTTAGTGGCCAACAACAGCCCAAAGATCTAGAACGTAATGAGTTTGGACAGGCAATTGGAGATAATTCGGTCAAGTACGCCACTTTTCTAGGTTGCATGGTAAAAGAATTTGTGTCATACACGTTAGATCGATGGAATGACTTAGACGAGGAAATGAATAATAAGATGTGGTGTTGTCTTCAG TTGAACTATAAAGTTGAGGAGTGGGAGAAACATTCAATCTTTCAAAAGTTAGGTAAATTGTGGCGTGATAGAAAGTCCAATCTCCAAATACTTATACGAAAAGTTGATGATGGTCGAGTGGCTTCACGAGATCTTTGTCTTTTGAAGCCCGAATTTATGGATCAAAACCAATGGGACTTGTTTGTAAAGAAGACACGATCATCACCATTTCAA GAAAAGAGTGAAAAATTTAAGGCAATGAGGGGAAAGCAAATACACAACCACACAATGAGCAGGGGAGGTTATGCCCGTTTGGCTCACATTAtg GAGAAAACAAGTTCTGCTGATATACCAATTACAAGAACAAAAGTATGGGTGGAAGGCCATAAGAAGAAAAATGGACAACCTAATGGTGAAGCTGTTGGAAAAAAAAtg aaagaaatagaagaatgTGCACCTGAATCTCAAAACACTACTAACATTGCTGATGATGCAATTAGCCTTGTATTTGGGAAGGAAATTCGAGGTAGAGTGCGTGGAATGGGCTTTGGAGTTACACCTTCAAAAGTTGGAGCATCTTTGCAACAAAATGAAACTATTAAACAACTTCAAAGTATGATGCACAACCTTCAACAAGAAGTGCAACAAATGAGGTCCATTGTTTTCCAAAATATGAGGCAACAAAATGAGCAAGAACAT GTTGGTAGTGGTGGTAGCATTGGGATTGAGAATGATATTGGTAGTGGTTGTGATATCAATCGTCTCAAAAAAAGTGGTACTGTTGATAATGTGAACCAACATCAAGTTGCATCTCAG TCAAATGTAAAGAATGTGAGACATGGAGATATCCCTGAAAATACTAAATGTAAGTTGCTTCATTGGTGTGGTGATGGAGTTGTTGCTGAAAGTCGAATTGCATCCACAGATCCAACGGTAAAAGTGCATCACGTTCCTCTTGGTGGATCTTGTTGGAAAGTTTGGGTTGATAGAGTTCTCGTGGAGCATGTAGACTTAATTCGATCGAATTCTGAAATGATTTTTCTGGATGATGCAGTTGGAAGCACAATAGCATGGTTTTCTAAATTTATCGTTTTGTGTGACTGA
- the LOC140979349 gene encoding uncharacterized protein isoform X3, with amino-acid sequence MSRLGQKRSKVSVGEVQENIANKLSRVDSNTSSNSSEYLRDKELVDDAKTNKKKGRGPSKFNLVSGQQQPKDLERNEFGQAIGDNSVKYATFLGCMVKEFVSYTLDRWNDLDEEMNNKMWCCLQLNYKVEEWEKHSIFQKLGKLWRDRKSNLQILIRKVDDGRVASRDLCLLKPEFMDQNQWDLFVKKTRSSPFQEKSEKFKAMRGKQIHNHTMSRGGYARLAHIMEKTSSADIPITRTKVWVEGHKKKNGQPNGEAVGKKMKEIEECAPESQNTTNIADDAISLVFGKEIRGRVRGMGFGVTPSKVGASLQQNETIKQLQSMMHNLQQEVQQMRSIVFQNMRQQNEQEHVGSGGSIGIENDIGSGCDINRLKKSGTVDNVNQHQVASQVTILKFYMEISLKILNVSCFIGVVMELLLKVELHPQIQR; translated from the exons ATGAGCAGATTGGGCCAAAAACGCAGCAAGGTATCTGTAGGTGAAGTTCAg GAAAATATAGCTAATAAGCTATCGAGAGTGGACTCCAACACTTCATCTAATTCATCAGAATATTTGCGTGATAAAGAGCTAGTTGATGATGCCAAAACTAATAAGAAAAAAGGACGAGGTCCATCAAAGTTTAATTTGGTTAGTGGCCAACAACAGCCCAAAGATCTAGAACGTAATGAGTTTGGACAGGCAATTGGAGATAATTCGGTCAAGTACGCCACTTTTCTAGGTTGCATGGTAAAAGAATTTGTGTCATACACGTTAGATCGATGGAATGACTTAGACGAGGAAATGAATAATAAGATGTGGTGTTGTCTTCAG TTGAACTATAAAGTTGAGGAGTGGGAGAAACATTCAATCTTTCAAAAGTTAGGTAAATTGTGGCGTGATAGAAAGTCCAATCTCCAAATACTTATACGAAAAGTTGATGATGGTCGAGTGGCTTCACGAGATCTTTGTCTTTTGAAGCCCGAATTTATGGATCAAAACCAATGGGACTTGTTTGTAAAGAAGACACGATCATCACCATTTCAA GAAAAGAGTGAAAAATTTAAGGCAATGAGGGGAAAGCAAATACACAACCACACAATGAGCAGGGGAGGTTATGCCCGTTTGGCTCACATTAtg GAGAAAACAAGTTCTGCTGATATACCAATTACAAGAACAAAAGTATGGGTGGAAGGCCATAAGAAGAAAAATGGACAACCTAATGGTGAAGCTGTTGGAAAAAAAAtg aaagaaatagaagaatgTGCACCTGAATCTCAAAACACTACTAACATTGCTGATGATGCAATTAGCCTTGTATTTGGGAAGGAAATTCGAGGTAGAGTGCGTGGAATGGGCTTTGGAGTTACACCTTCAAAAGTTGGAGCATCTTTGCAACAAAATGAAACTATTAAACAACTTCAAAGTATGATGCACAACCTTCAACAAGAAGTGCAACAAATGAGGTCCATTGTTTTCCAAAATATGAGGCAACAAAATGAGCAAGAACAT GTTGGTAGTGGTGGTAGCATTGGGATTGAGAATGATATTGGTAGTGGTTGTGATATCAATCGTCTCAAAAAAAGTGGTACTGTTGATAATGTGAACCAACATCAAGTTGCATCTCAGGTAACTATCTTAAAATTTT ACATGGAGATATCCCTGAAAATACTAAATGTAAGTTGCTTCATTGGTGTGGTGATGGAGTTGTTGCTGAAAGTCGAATTGCATCCACAGATCCAACGGTAA